A region from the Ammospiza nelsoni isolate bAmmNel1 chromosome 1, bAmmNel1.pri, whole genome shotgun sequence genome encodes:
- the NAPG gene encoding gamma-soluble NSF attachment protein has translation MAAQKINEALEHIAKAEKYLKTGFLKWKPDYDSAATEYGKAAVAFKNAKQFDQAREACLREAEAHENNKALFHAAKAYEQAGMMLKEMQRLPEAVQLIEKASMMYLENGTPDTAAIALERAGKLIENVSPEKAVQLYQQAASVFENEERLRQALEMLGKASRLLVRGRRLDEAALSLQKEKSIYKEIENYPTCYKKTIAQVLVHLHRNDYVAAERCVRESYSIPGFNGSEDCAALEQLLEGYDQQDQDQVSEVCNSPLFKYMDNDYAKLGLTLVVPGGGMKKKSPNTAQDKARGPAAAGSHADEEEDEYSGGLC, from the exons ATGGCGGCGCAGAAGATTAACGAGGCGCTGGAGCACATCGCGAAAGCGGAGAAATA CCTGAAAACTGGATTCTTAAAGTGGAAACCAGATTATGACAGTGCAGCTACTGAATATGGGAAGGCAG CTGTTGCTTTTAAGAATGCCAAGCAGTTTGACCAGGCCAGGGAAGCCTGTTTACGGGAAGCTGAGGCACATGAAAACAATAAAGC GCTCTTTCATGCTGCCAA agcttATGAACAAGCTGGCATGATGCTAAAG GAGATGCAGAGGCTCCCTGAAGCAGTTCAGCTGATCGAGAAAGCCAGTATGATGTACCTGGAGAATGGGACACCAGACACAGCAGCCATTGCCCTGGAACGGGCTGGAAA GTTAATAGAAAAtgtgagtccagagaaggctGTGCAGCTCTATCAGCAAGCAGCATCAGTGTTTGAA aATGAAGAACGTTTACGGCAGGCGTTAGAAATGCTAGGGAAGGCATCAAGACTTCTGGTCAGAGGACGCAG atTAGATGAGGCTGCACTGTctcttcaaaaggaaaaaagtatttataaGGAAATTGAAAACTACCCCACTTGCTATAAG aaaacTATTGCTCAAGTCTTAGTTCATCTTCATAGAAATGATTATGTTGCTGCAGAAAGATGTGTGAGGGAAAGCTACAG TATACCAGGATTTAATGGAAGTGAAGACTGTGCAGCACTGGAGCAACTTTTAGAAGGGTATGATCAGCAAGATCAGGACCAAGTTTCTGAAGTCTGTAATTCTCCACTCTTCAAATACATGGATAATGAT TATGCCAAGCTTGGTCTTACCTTGGTGGTCCCAGGAGGTGGAATGAAGAAGAAATCACCAAACACTGCCCAGGACAAAGCCAGAGGACCAGCTGCAGCGGGCTCCCATGCtgatgaggaagaggatgaatATTCTGGTGGACTGTGCTAG